The following are encoded in a window of Bacteroidota bacterium genomic DNA:
- a CDS encoding HDOD domain-containing protein — translation MLNNPRELIDGSERLSSISVVHDRLHEAIFNRQTTVAQISAIIMQDAGLTARLLRIVNSAYFGFPRKIDTISRAVMIIGTQQLHDLSIATSIVKLFRNIPERFVSMESFWKHGIACGLAARVIACLNRESNVERFFVAGILHDVGRLIMYDKIPDVMDEVFDSITEHPAPMFKAEQEIVGFDHAAVGGALIEAWRLPGSLEEVIRYHHTPMLASRYRDEACVIHIADVVAHTIQCGSSGEICVPPFDEEAWLALGLNPGFLPQIFDLVDRNLDSVLKMFHAGES, via the coding sequence ATGCTGAACAATCCCCGGGAACTGATCGACGGATCGGAAAGGCTTTCTTCCATTTCGGTAGTCCATGACCGGCTGCATGAGGCAATTTTCAACCGGCAGACGACCGTGGCCCAAATCAGCGCCATTATCATGCAGGATGCCGGCTTGACCGCCAGGCTCCTCCGAATCGTCAACAGCGCATATTTCGGGTTTCCAAGAAAAATCGATACAATATCGCGGGCCGTGATGATCATCGGCACGCAGCAGCTGCATGATCTCTCGATCGCAACGTCGATCGTGAAACTCTTCCGCAATATTCCCGAGCGGTTCGTTTCGATGGAATCATTCTGGAAGCACGGTATCGCGTGCGGCCTTGCAGCGAGGGTCATCGCATGTCTCAACCGTGAATCGAACGTCGAGCGCTTTTTTGTCGCCGGGATTCTCCATGATGTCGGAAGGCTGATCATGTACGATAAAATACCCGACGTGATGGACGAGGTATTCGATTCCATCACTGAACATCCCGCTCCCATGTTCAAAGCCGAGCAGGAAATTGTCGGCTTCGACCATGCCGCGGTCGGCGGGGCGCTGATCGAAGCATGGCGCCTTCCGGGAAGCCTCGAAGAGGTTATCCGGTATCACCACACTCCCATGCTTGCAAGCCGTTACCGCGACGAGGCGTGCGTCATCCACATCGCCGATGTCGTAGCTCACACCATCCAATGCGGGAGCAGCGGAGAAATATGCGTCCCTCCTTTCGACGAGGAGGCATGGCTGGCGTTGGGGCTTAACCCGGGATTTCTTCCTCAAATCTTCGACCTCGTGGACCGGAATCTCGACAGTGTTTTGAAAATGTTTCATGCGGGGGAATCATGA
- a CDS encoding HNH endonuclease signature motif containing protein, which yields MERAVVLLKGNICTVPGCKKPYETLDHRIPWSNNGHTSVENLFPMCKEHNGAKGDMQYNTWLSVKDHQPRLPVDGGNERIVSEKDPAIQ from the coding sequence ATGGAAAGAGCGGTTGTTCTCCTGAAAGGAAATATATGCACTGTGCCAGGATGCAAGAAACCGTACGAAACCCTCGACCATCGGATTCCCTGGTCGAATAACGGGCATACTTCCGTCGAAAACCTCTTTCCGATGTGCAAAGAACATAACGGTGCTAAAGGAGACATGCAGTACAACACATGGCTTTCCGTCAAGGATCATCAACCTCGCCTCCCCGTCGATGGGGGAAACGAGAGAATCGTGTCTGAGAAGGACCCGGCAATACAATAA
- the cydB gene encoding cytochrome d ubiquinol oxidase subunit II has translation MDLNTVWFLLVGVLLIGYAILDGFDFGVGVVHLFTKGEERRRININAIGPVWDGNEVWLLTGGGALFAAFPIVYATVFSAFYLALMLLLLALILRAVSFEFRSKVDSPGWRAACDWAFGLGSLLPAVLLGVAFGNILRGVPIDATGTFVGSFLGLLNPYSVAVGLLSLALFVMHGAIYLAMKTTDDHRGWIVKWITPSWITFVALYAVATLATFFEAGFLFQGVLSNPLFWLLILLLFGSVIYIPIAAKGGQYFKTFIASSTLIAAMIGLAAVSLFPRLVPSNIDLANSLTIYNASSTQGTLGTMLVIALIGMPVVIGYTIFVYRVFKGKVLLSKESY, from the coding sequence ATGGACCTGAACACCGTTTGGTTTTTACTCGTGGGGGTTTTGTTGATCGGTTATGCAATTTTGGATGGTTTTGATTTCGGTGTTGGCGTCGTACATCTATTCACGAAAGGGGAAGAACGTCGACGAATCAACATCAACGCGATCGGGCCGGTATGGGATGGCAACGAGGTGTGGCTCCTGACGGGGGGCGGCGCACTCTTCGCCGCATTCCCGATCGTCTATGCCACCGTTTTCAGCGCGTTTTATCTCGCCTTAATGCTCTTATTGCTTGCCTTAATTCTGCGGGCCGTGTCGTTTGAATTCCGCAGCAAGGTCGATTCGCCGGGCTGGCGGGCGGCATGCGATTGGGCATTCGGCCTCGGAAGCCTTCTCCCCGCGGTTCTGCTGGGCGTAGCGTTCGGCAACATCCTTCGGGGCGTTCCGATCGATGCAACCGGCACTTTCGTTGGAAGTTTCCTCGGCCTGTTGAATCCTTATTCCGTGGCGGTTGGCCTCCTCTCGCTAGCACTTTTCGTGATGCACGGGGCAATCTATCTGGCCATGAAAACAACGGATGATCATCGTGGCTGGATTGTAAAATGGATTACTCCTTCTTGGATCACGTTTGTTGCCCTCTACGCCGTTGCAACGCTGGCGACGTTTTTTGAAGCGGGTTTCCTCTTTCAGGGAGTGTTAAGCAATCCGCTTTTCTGGCTTCTCATTCTCCTGCTGTTCGGGTCGGTCATCTACATCCCGATCGCAGCAAAGGGGGGGCAGTATTTCAAAACGTTCATTGCGTCTTCCACGCTCATTGCCGCGATGATCGGGCTTGCTGCTGTGAGTCTATTCCCGAGGCTCGTCCCCTCGAACATCGATCTTGCAAACAGTCTCACGATCTATAATGCATCTTCGACACAAGGGACACTCGGCACGATGCTGGTTATCGCATTGATAGGCATGCCGGTCGTTATTGGGTATACGATCTTCGTCTACCGCGTGTTCAAGGGGAAGGTCTTGTTGTCAAAAGAGAGCTATTAG
- a CDS encoding cytochrome ubiquinol oxidase subunit I — protein sequence MDPVLLSRLQFALTVGFHFIFPPVTIGLAWLLVIVEGLGWKKNDQTYVRAGKFFAKILALTFAVGVATGIVMEFQFGTNWAEYSKFVGDIFGAPLAAEGVFAFFLESTFLGLYLFGRNKVSKGVHWFSILMVALGSTISAFWILVASSWMQTPAGFRIQNGRAELTDFWEAVFNPSTLPRFFHTVDAALIAGAFIMAGISAYLILRNKETETAKRSLTIAITFGLLVSVMEVFPFGHIHGQQVARTQPEKFAAIQGLYATEKGAPLVFFAYPTVPPPTLRAPIEIPGLLSWLAFGDLQAPVKGINEFSQDQIPPLWPTFVSYHNMVLLGLYFIAMMSFGFVQLRRKKLWESRRLLKFFVWSMPFPVIACQLGWITAEVGRQPWIVYHIMKTGDAISKTVSAGEILFSVILFGLIYLLLGSLYIYLFIQEMKHGPEAANGISFSQPAKEVVR from the coding sequence ATGGATCCTGTATTATTATCGCGTCTTCAGTTTGCCCTCACAGTAGGGTTTCATTTCATTTTTCCGCCGGTCACGATCGGGCTCGCCTGGCTGCTTGTGATCGTCGAGGGGCTTGGGTGGAAGAAGAATGATCAAACGTACGTCCGTGCCGGAAAATTTTTCGCAAAAATTCTTGCGCTGACTTTTGCCGTCGGCGTCGCCACCGGCATCGTCATGGAATTCCAGTTCGGCACGAATTGGGCCGAGTATTCGAAATTTGTCGGAGACATCTTCGGGGCTCCACTGGCCGCGGAAGGGGTCTTTGCCTTCTTTCTCGAGTCGACGTTCCTGGGCCTCTACCTGTTCGGCCGGAATAAAGTCTCCAAAGGAGTCCATTGGTTCTCGATCCTGATGGTCGCACTCGGCTCCACCATATCGGCGTTTTGGATACTGGTAGCAAGTTCGTGGATGCAAACGCCCGCAGGATTCCGCATCCAGAACGGCCGGGCTGAGCTTACCGATTTCTGGGAGGCCGTATTCAACCCCTCGACACTTCCGAGATTTTTTCATACCGTCGATGCCGCCCTGATCGCCGGCGCGTTCATTATGGCCGGTATCTCGGCTTACTTGATCCTGAGAAACAAAGAAACTGAGACCGCAAAGCGCTCTCTCACCATTGCGATCACATTCGGCCTTCTTGTTTCTGTCATGGAAGTTTTCCCCTTCGGGCATATTCACGGTCAGCAGGTTGCCCGGACTCAGCCGGAAAAATTTGCGGCAATTCAAGGTCTTTACGCTACCGAGAAGGGGGCGCCGCTCGTCTTCTTTGCCTATCCGACCGTTCCCCCTCCCACACTTCGGGCTCCTATCGAGATCCCCGGACTGCTGAGCTGGCTGGCATTCGGCGATCTCCAGGCGCCGGTCAAAGGCATCAATGAATTTTCACAGGACCAAATCCCGCCGCTCTGGCCGACGTTCGTTTCATACCACAACATGGTGCTGCTCGGGCTCTACTTCATTGCGATGATGTCTTTCGGGTTTGTGCAGCTGCGCAGAAAGAAGCTGTGGGAAAGCCGCCGACTCTTAAAATTTTTCGTGTGGTCGATGCCTTTTCCCGTCATCGCTTGCCAACTCGGATGGATCACTGCCGAAGTTGGCCGGCAGCCATGGATCGTGTACCATATCATGAAAACCGGCGACGCCATTTCCAAGACCGTCAGCGCAGGAGAAATTCTCTTCTCCGTGATTTTATTCGGCCTTATCTATCTCCTGCTCGGTTCTTTGTACATCTATCTGTTTATTCAGGAAATGAAGCATGGACCTGAAGCTGCAAATGGTATTTCGTTCTCTCAGCCAGCAAAGGAGGTGGTACGCTAA